One region of Peribacillus simplex genomic DNA includes:
- a CDS encoding bifunctional cystathionine gamma-lyase/homocysteine desulfhydrase — translation MRKKTQLIHGGIFGDEKTGAVSVPIYQVSTYKQDGPGNHRGYEYSRTGNPTRHALEELIKDLEDGERGFAFGSGMAAMTAVMMLFSQGDHVLMTDDVYGGSFRVITKVLNRFGVEATFINTSDIHSIEKEIRDNTKALFIETPTNPLLKITDLEAVSKIAKENGILTIVDNTFSTPYWQNPLTLGADIVLHSATKYLGGHSDVVAGLVVVNDEKLGNDLHFIQNSTGGVLGPQDSWLLMRGIKTLGIRMEEHEKNTSRIVRFLSGHEGVSKIYYPGLENHPNHDIAKKQSRGFGGMVSFDVGSAEKAESVLSKVKFFTLAESLGAVESLISIPALMTHASIPAERRAELGITDGLIRISVGLEDVEDLLEDLEQALKG, via the coding sequence ATGAGAAAAAAAACACAATTGATCCATGGCGGCATTTTTGGTGATGAAAAAACAGGCGCGGTTTCGGTGCCGATTTATCAAGTGAGCACCTATAAGCAGGATGGTCCGGGGAATCATCGGGGATATGAATATTCCCGTACGGGCAACCCAACCCGCCATGCCCTCGAGGAATTGATCAAGGACCTCGAAGATGGAGAAAGAGGATTCGCCTTCGGGTCAGGAATGGCAGCGATGACGGCGGTCATGATGCTGTTCAGTCAAGGTGATCATGTATTGATGACAGATGACGTTTATGGAGGGTCCTTCCGGGTCATCACGAAAGTTCTTAACCGCTTCGGGGTGGAAGCTACGTTCATCAATACGAGTGACATACACTCGATCGAAAAAGAGATCAGGGATAATACGAAGGCACTTTTCATTGAAACCCCGACGAACCCATTATTGAAGATCACTGATCTAGAGGCGGTATCAAAAATAGCTAAAGAAAACGGCATCCTCACCATTGTGGATAATACCTTCAGTACACCATATTGGCAAAATCCACTTACACTTGGAGCCGATATCGTGCTTCATAGCGCTACGAAGTACCTGGGGGGACACAGCGATGTTGTAGCGGGCCTTGTCGTGGTGAATGATGAAAAACTTGGCAATGATCTTCATTTCATCCAGAACTCTACAGGGGGCGTGCTAGGGCCCCAAGATTCATGGTTGCTAATGCGTGGAATTAAAACGCTGGGAATTCGAATGGAAGAACATGAAAAAAATACATCTCGTATCGTCCGTTTCCTATCCGGGCATGAAGGCGTTTCGAAAATCTATTACCCAGGTCTTGAAAACCATCCAAACCATGATATTGCAAAAAAACAATCGCGTGGCTTCGGCGGTATGGTTTCATTCGATGTCGGCAGTGCCGAAAAAGCCGAATCGGTTTTGAGTAAAGTGAAATTCTTCACACTTGCTGAAAGTCTAGGGGCAGTGGAAAGCTTAATTTCGATTCCGGCCTTGATGACGCATGCCTCGATTCCGGCAGAGCGCCGTGCAGAGCTTGGAATAACAGATGGGTTGATTCGTATTTCAGTTGGTCTGGAAGACGTTGAAGACTTATTGGAAGACTTGGAACAAGCGCTAAAAGGATAA
- a CDS encoding PLP-dependent cysteine synthase family protein, with amino-acid sequence MKVFKNIHELIGETPMMEITHFPLPDEVRIFAKLEYFNPGGSVKDRLGQELLAQALQTGKVKKGGTIIEPTAGNTGIGLALAAINSGVDVIFCVPEKFSAEKQELMRALGAKVIQTPTEEGMTGAIAKAKELLAEIPGSYCPQQFANPSNPDAYYKTLGPEIWEQMDGDVDVFVAGAGTGGTFMGTSRYLKEKNEASVKTVIVEPEGSILNGGNAGPHKTEGIGMEFLPAYMDETYFDQIHTISDRDAFHMVKELAMKEGLLVGSSSGAAFAAAMKEAAKADRGTNIVVVFPDSSERYLSKKIYQGGI; translated from the coding sequence ATGAAAGTCTTTAAAAACATTCATGAGTTGATCGGGGAAACGCCGATGATGGAAATAACCCATTTCCCGCTTCCAGATGAAGTCCGTATCTTTGCCAAACTGGAATACTTTAATCCGGGAGGCAGTGTGAAGGACCGGCTTGGTCAAGAACTTTTAGCCCAAGCGTTACAGACAGGGAAGGTGAAAAAGGGTGGGACAATCATTGAACCGACTGCCGGAAATACTGGGATTGGCTTGGCGTTGGCGGCAATAAACAGTGGAGTGGACGTGATATTTTGTGTTCCGGAGAAATTCAGTGCCGAGAAACAGGAATTGATGCGTGCCCTTGGGGCCAAAGTGATCCAGACCCCGACAGAGGAAGGAATGACAGGAGCGATTGCGAAGGCTAAGGAACTGCTGGCTGAAATTCCAGGATCTTATTGTCCTCAACAGTTTGCCAACCCATCCAATCCTGATGCCTATTATAAAACGCTGGGACCTGAAATATGGGAACAGATGGATGGCGATGTAGATGTGTTTGTTGCCGGAGCAGGAACGGGAGGGACATTCATGGGAACATCGCGATATTTAAAAGAAAAGAATGAAGCTTCTGTCAAAACGGTCATAGTCGAACCAGAAGGATCGATTTTAAACGGAGGCAACGCAGGACCCCATAAAACCGAGGGGATAGGGATGGAATTTTTACCTGCTTATATGGATGAGACGTATTTTGATCAGATTCATACGATAAGTGATCGTGACGCTTTCCATATGGTGAAGGAATTGGCGATGAAAGAAGGCTTGCTTGTCGGCAGTTCTTCCGGCGCGGCATTTGCAGCGGCCATGAAAGAAGCGGCCAAGGCTGACCGGGGGACGAATATCGTCGTCGTATTTCCGGATTCCAGTGAACGATACTTAAGCAAAAAAATTTATCAGGGAGGTATATAA
- the mtnN gene encoding 5'-methylthioadenosine/S-adenosylhomocysteine nucleosidase — MKVAIIGAMEEEVTILRDKLEGLEQVTIAGSEFNTGTLNGIEVILLKSGIGKVNAAMSTTILLEKFKPDAVINTGSAGGYHTALNVGDVVISSEVRHHDVDVTIFGYEYGQVPQLPAAFIPDEKLLAIAEEAAKEIENMQVAKGLIVTGDSFMNDPDRVEFVRGKFSDLYAVEMEAAAIAQVAFQFKTPFVIIRSLSDIAGKESNISFDKFLETAALHSAALILKMVEKMK; from the coding sequence ATGAAAGTAGCCATAATCGGAGCAATGGAAGAAGAAGTTACAATTTTACGTGATAAATTGGAAGGTTTGGAGCAGGTGACCATTGCCGGTTCCGAGTTCAATACAGGCACACTGAATGGTATCGAGGTCATTTTGCTTAAATCGGGAATAGGTAAAGTGAATGCGGCAATGTCCACTACGATCCTTTTAGAAAAATTCAAACCGGATGCGGTCATAAATACTGGCTCTGCCGGCGGTTATCATACAGCACTGAATGTCGGGGATGTGGTCATATCCTCGGAAGTTCGCCATCATGATGTGGACGTGACGATTTTTGGATATGAGTACGGTCAAGTCCCTCAGCTGCCTGCAGCTTTCATCCCTGATGAAAAACTTCTTGCAATCGCAGAAGAAGCAGCTAAAGAAATAGAGAATATGCAAGTGGCGAAAGGGCTGATCGTGACGGGGGATTCTTTCATGAATGATCCAGACAGGGTTGAATTCGTCAGAGGGAAATTTTCCGATTTATACGCGGTGGAAATGGAAGCGGCAGCCATTGCACAGGTAGCCTTCCAATTCAAAACACCATTTGTCATCATTCGTTCCCTTTCGGATATAGCAGGTAAGGAGTCCAATATTTCCTTTGATAAATTCCTGGAAACGGCGGCTCTACATTCAGCGGCACTGATATTGAAAATGGTTGAAAAAATGAAATGA
- a CDS encoding class I SAM-dependent DNA methyltransferase, which yields MGREFIDLFEEWSKSYDDTVGGHDIEYQEVFKHYDRILDSVTNRVHGHVLEFGVGTGNLTERLLKKGLKVSGIEPSPAMREIAVSKLQGKTEIVDGDFIDFPKPEQVDSIVSTYAFHHLTDEEKEKAIASYGKLLNTGGKIVFADTMYQSREAHEQAISDARQAGFHNLANDLQTEYYTTIPFLEKALEANGYKVNFERCNQFVWIMEAEKL from the coding sequence ATGGGCAGAGAATTTATAGATTTATTTGAGGAATGGTCGAAATCGTATGATGATACGGTTGGTGGACACGATATTGAGTATCAAGAGGTTTTTAAACATTATGATAGGATATTGGACAGCGTCACCAATCGGGTTCATGGCCATGTGCTTGAGTTTGGCGTAGGTACCGGGAATTTGACGGAAAGGCTTTTGAAGAAAGGCCTGAAGGTATCGGGAATCGAGCCATCACCTGCCATGAGGGAAATAGCGGTAAGCAAGTTGCAAGGGAAAACAGAAATTGTAGATGGCGATTTTATCGATTTTCCGAAGCCGGAACAGGTTGATTCGATCGTGAGTACGTACGCGTTTCATCATTTAACCGATGAAGAAAAAGAAAAAGCGATAGCCAGCTATGGAAAGTTACTGAATACTGGTGGTAAAATAGTGTTTGCGGATACGATGTATCAATCCAGGGAAGCGCATGAACAAGCGATTTCTGATGCAAGGCAGGCGGGCTTTCATAATTTGGCGAACGATTTGCAAACGGAATATTATACGACGATTCCTTTTTTGGAAAAAGCACTTGAAGCAAATGGATATAAAGTGAACTTCGAGCGCTGCAATCAATTTGTCTGGATTATGGAGGCGGAAAAATTATAG